In a single window of the Zea mays cultivar B73 chromosome 5, Zm-B73-REFERENCE-NAM-5.0, whole genome shotgun sequence genome:
- the LOC103627425 gene encoding uncharacterized protein, translating to MASGSNPDSMDTEPPGVLSIAVERNPPESRLQQLGVKSWPKWGCPPGKFPVKFDARQTCYLLKGKVRAHIKGSSECVEFGAGDLVVFPKGLSCTWDVVAAVDKYYKFDSS from the exons ATGGCCTCGGGGTCGAACCCGGACAGCATGGACACCGAGCCTCCCGGCGTCCTCTCCATCGCCGTCGAGCGCAACCCACCGGAGTCGCGCCTGCAGCAGCTCGGCGTCAAGTCCTGGCCCAA GTGGGGTTGCCCGCCGGGGAAGTTCCCGGTGAAGTTCGACGCGCGGCAGACGTGCTACCTGCTCAAGGGCAAGGTGCGGGCGCACATCAAGGGGTCGTCGGAGTGCGTGGAGTTCGGCGCCGGCGACCTCGTCGTCTTCCCCAAGGGGCTCAGCTGCACCTGGGACGTCGTCGCCGCCGTCGACAAGTACTACAAGTTCGACTCGTCCTGA